In Streptomyces rapamycinicus NRRL 5491, the genomic stretch CGCGCATCGCCACGATCCTCAGCCGCCGGGTGCCCGACCGGTACCGCACCCTGCTGCGCACCGAGCATCTGGACGAGCGGCTGGCGGGCTCCTCCGGCCCGTTCTACGCGGATCTGCGCGGTGCCGGGATCCTGCCGCGCGCGATCATGCCGATCCGGGCCGGTGACACGGCCATCGGCTCCATCTGGGCGATCGTGCCCTCCTCGCCGTCCCCGGAGCAGCGGGCCGCTCTGGAGGAGTCGGCCGCGTTGCTCGCGCCCCTGCTCGCCCGGCAGGCCGAACGGCGGCTGGCCGCGGACGCGCGGCGGACCGCCGCCGTACGGGCGCTGCTCCGCGGCGGGGACGAGGCCGTCGAGACGGCCCGTGAGCTTCCGCTGGGGCCGGGACCGCTGGCCGTGGTCGCCGTACGCCCGCTGCCGTCGGCGCTCGCGCCCGGCCCCGGTCCGTACGACGGTCGGTGTCACGGCGCGTACGACAACCCGTACGCCAACCCTTACGACGATTCGTACGCCGGTTTGTGCGCGGGCCCGGGCGGCCCGCCCGGCGATCCGCTGCGCCGGGCCCTCGCCGACCTCGACCGCAGGCTCTCCGCGTTCCAGCCCGGTGGGCTCAGCGCGGAGATCGACGGTGTGGGCTATGCCGTGGTGCCGGTCGGCGACGAACAGCGGCTGCTGCGGGCCGTGGGGGAGCTGCCGGAGGTGGCGGCCGGCGTCGGCCGCACCGTCCCGGGGCCCGGTCGGCTCGGCCGCTCACGCGCCGACGCCGAACTGGTGGTCCGGCTGCTCACCCGGCTCGGCGCGACGCGGGAACGCACCGCCCATATCCGCGACGTCCAGCTGGACGCCCTGCTCATGCGGACCGTGGACCTGGCCGTCGAGGCGGGCCACGATCCGCTGGGCGCGCTCGCGGAGCTGGAGGAGTACGACCGCAGGCGCGGCACTTCACTGCTGGACAGCGTGGACCGCTATCTGGCTGCCGGAGAGGACGCCCGGCTGGCGGCCCGTCAGCTGCACGTCCACCCCAACACCCTGCGCTACCGGCTGCGGCGGGCGCAGGAGATCACCGGGCTCGATCTGAGCGACCCCGCCGCCGCGTTCGACATCCGGCTGAGGCTGCGGCTGCGCGCGCTGCGTCTGCCGTAGGCCCTGACCAGCGGAGCTCATGGAGTGTGAGGGAGCGTCCGACGGATCTTGACGCCTGCGGCGGGCTGCTTTCCCCTCCCCGCCCCTTCCCTCAACTGGGGCTCCGCCCCAGACCCCGGGGTAGGTCCAGGGGCGGAGCCCCTGCCACGGGGCGGAGCCGCATATCGATGTTGTGGGAAGGGGCGGGAGGGGGAAAGATCCACCGGCCGGCGCCTGGGCCATGACCGGCCGGCCCGGCCGCTCCACGGCGGACCGTCTGCCTCCGGCGCTCCACGGCGGACCGTCTGCCTCCGGCGCTCCACGGCGGACCGTCTGCCTCCGGCGCTCCACGGTGGACCGTCTGTCCCTGGCGCCCGGCGGACCCGTCAGCCCCCGGCGCCCGGCGGACCGTCAGCCCCCGGCGACAAGACTCCGTTGCTCCTGGCGGCAAGCCTCCGTTTGTCCCCGGCGACAAGGCCGGGCCGTGCGCTCTCGGCCTCCGGGCCAGTGCGGTGCCCGGCCCCCTCCCCCGATGATGGCGTTTCACCCATGGGAAGGAGCGCATCCGTGCCCACTGCCACCGGTCCGTCCCGCCCACCGCGCAGCGCCGTCGTCATCGGCGCGGGCATGGTCGGCCTCGCCACCGCCTGGTCGCTGCGGAACCACGGCGTCGAGGTCACCGTCGTGGAACGGCGCCACCCCGCGGCCGGGGCGTCCTGGGGGAACGCCGGCTGGCTGTCCCCGGCCCTGACGCTGCCGCTGCCCGAACCGGCGGCGCTCCGCTACGGGCTGCGCAGCCTGGTCTCCCCCGAGTCGCCCGTCTACATCCCGCCCCGGCCCGACCCCCGGCTCGCCCGCTTCCTGCTCACCTTCACCCGGAACTGCACCCCGCGCCGCTGGCGGGTCCTGGCCGCCACCTTCGCCACGCTGAACCGCCATGCGCTGGACGCGTACGACGCGCTCGCGGCGGACGGCGTCGCCGAGCCGACCCGGCCCGCCGAACCCTGTCTGATCGCGTTCCGCACCCCGGCCGAGCGCGCCGCGATGGTCGAGGAGTTGGAGCACGCCCGCGCGGCCGGTTTCACGATCGCGTACGAGCGGATCGACGGGGACCGGGCCCGTGCGCTGGAGCCCGCGCTGGGCGACGGCATCGGCGCGGCCGTGGAACTCCACGGCCAGCGCTATCTCAACCCCGGGAACTTCGTCCGCGCCCTCGCCGACGCGGTGCGCAAGCGTGGCGGCGAGATCCTGGAGCGGACGGAGGTGTCCGGTATCCGGGACCTCGGGCGAGCGGGCGTGGCCGTCACCACCTCGGGAGGCGAACTCCGCGCGGACGTCGCCGTCGTGGCCACCGGCGCCTGGCTGGATCCGCTGGTCCGCCCGTTCGGGGTCCGGGTGCCGGTCCAGGCCGGACGCGGCTACAGCTTCAGCGTCCCGGCCGAGGGCGCCCCCACCCGTCCCACCTATCTGGCCGCCCAGAAGGTCGTCTGCACCCCGCTGGGCGAGGGCCGGGTGCGGGTCGCCGGAATGATGGAGCTGGCCCCCGCGGACCGGCCGGTGGACCCGCGCCGCATACGGGCGATCATCGCGGCGGCCCGTCCGCTGCTACGGGGCATCGACTGGGAGGCCCGTACGGACACCTGGGTCGGCGCCCGTCCCTGCACCCCGGACGGACTGCCGCTGATCGGCCCGACCGGCTCGCCGCGCATCTACGTCAACGGCGGCCACGGCATGTGGGGCGTGGCCCTCGGCCCGCTCAGCGGACGGCTGCTGGCCGACGCCATCGCCACCGGCACCTCCCCGGCCGAACTGGCCCCGCTGCACCCGCTGCGCTGAGCGGATCCTCGCTCCCCGCCCGCTCATGTTTCGGCTCGGCGGTCCCGGAAACCCGCCGTGGTGCGCGACGCGACAACGTCGAGAGGAGTCACCGATGAGCACCGTGCGGGAGTCCGTCGAGGTTGGGGTTCCGCTCCACACCGCGTACAACCAGTGGACCCAGTTCACCGAGTTCCCGAGGTTCATGGAAGGCGTGGACCAGGTCACCCAGGTGGACGATCGCCATAACCACTGGGCGACCTCCATTGCCGGTGTGCACCGGGAGTTCGACACCGAGATCGTGGATCAGCTTCCCGATGAGCGCATCGCCTGGCGCACCACCTCCGGTGATGTCCAGCAGCAGGGTCTGGTCACCTTCGAGCCGGTGGAC encodes the following:
- a CDS encoding PucR family transcriptional regulator; its protein translation is MSGGALYDDSSYDDASYDDASYDDASDGLLSLATRAAGLAGGPVTIEDDASELITYSPGQENSDDARIATILSRRVPDRYRTLLRTEHLDERLAGSSGPFYADLRGAGILPRAIMPIRAGDTAIGSIWAIVPSSPSPEQRAALEESAALLAPLLARQAERRLAADARRTAAVRALLRGGDEAVETARELPLGPGPLAVVAVRPLPSALAPGPGPYDGRCHGAYDNPYANPYDDSYAGLCAGPGGPPGDPLRRALADLDRRLSAFQPGGLSAEIDGVGYAVVPVGDEQRLLRAVGELPEVAAGVGRTVPGPGRLGRSRADAELVVRLLTRLGATRERTAHIRDVQLDALLMRTVDLAVEAGHDPLGALAELEEYDRRRGTSLLDSVDRYLAAGEDARLAARQLHVHPNTLRYRLRRAQEITGLDLSDPAAAFDIRLRLRLRALRLP
- a CDS encoding NAD(P)/FAD-dependent oxidoreductase — its product is MPTATGPSRPPRSAVVIGAGMVGLATAWSLRNHGVEVTVVERRHPAAGASWGNAGWLSPALTLPLPEPAALRYGLRSLVSPESPVYIPPRPDPRLARFLLTFTRNCTPRRWRVLAATFATLNRHALDAYDALAADGVAEPTRPAEPCLIAFRTPAERAAMVEELEHARAAGFTIAYERIDGDRARALEPALGDGIGAAVELHGQRYLNPGNFVRALADAVRKRGGEILERTEVSGIRDLGRAGVAVTTSGGELRADVAVVATGAWLDPLVRPFGVRVPVQAGRGYSFSVPAEGAPTRPTYLAAQKVVCTPLGEGRVRVAGMMELAPADRPVDPRRIRAIIAAARPLLRGIDWEARTDTWVGARPCTPDGLPLIGPTGSPRIYVNGGHGMWGVALGPLSGRLLADAIATGTSPAELAPLHPLR
- a CDS encoding SRPBCC family protein; protein product: MSTVRESVEVGVPLHTAYNQWTQFTEFPRFMEGVDQVTQVDDRHNHWATSIAGVHREFDTEIVDQLPDERIAWRTTSGDVQQQGLVTFEPVDERHTRVNLALVFEPSGMAEKAADMTGTLDRRVKGDLRRFKDFIEHRGEAEGAWRGRISPG